In Micromonospora sp. WMMD980, the following are encoded in one genomic region:
- a CDS encoding AI-2E family transporter, which translates to MSVADDRSTARRTLIVIGLVLASVVGLALVWATRRVLVWGLVAAFLAVALKPLVDRLERRVRRRALATLLVFLATFALLAALGALIVLPLVDELGRLADRAPHVVHEAQAGRGPIGELLDRLHLLRYAEPGQLRRYGSRLGEPTVGLVRGVAQAVAALVTVVVLAYLMVLEAPRIVATTLRLVGDGPAERLRRIGRDSSRIVTGYLSGNLVISLICGGLTFAVLLLPGVPFAAVIALVVAVVDLIPLVGATLGAIVAAGAGFARSPTAGIVVLVFFVVYQQVENHLLQPVIMARAVRLNPLTVLFSVLLAAELAGLVGALLAIPAAGIVQVLLREFVPAGRSALAAPADGERDDGSVDRPPAGG; encoded by the coding sequence ATGAGCGTCGCCGACGACCGGTCCACCGCCCGCCGGACGCTGATCGTGATCGGCCTGGTGCTGGCCAGTGTGGTCGGGTTGGCGCTGGTCTGGGCGACCCGGCGGGTGCTCGTCTGGGGTCTGGTCGCGGCGTTCCTCGCGGTGGCCCTCAAACCGCTCGTCGACCGGCTGGAGCGTCGGGTACGCCGCCGGGCGCTGGCCACCCTGCTGGTCTTCCTGGCCACGTTCGCGCTGCTCGCGGCGCTGGGTGCGCTGATCGTCCTACCGCTGGTGGACGAGCTGGGCCGGCTCGCCGACCGGGCCCCGCACGTGGTGCACGAGGCCCAGGCCGGGCGGGGGCCGATCGGTGAGCTGCTGGACCGCCTGCACCTGCTCCGGTACGCCGAGCCCGGCCAACTGCGCCGGTACGGCTCCCGGCTCGGCGAGCCGACCGTCGGGCTGGTCCGGGGCGTGGCGCAGGCCGTCGCCGCGCTGGTCACGGTGGTGGTGCTGGCGTATCTGATGGTCCTGGAGGCACCCCGGATCGTGGCGACCACGCTGCGGCTCGTCGGTGACGGCCCGGCGGAGCGGTTGCGGCGCATCGGCCGCGACTCGTCCCGGATCGTCACCGGTTACCTGAGCGGCAACCTGGTGATCAGCCTGATCTGCGGCGGCCTGACCTTCGCCGTGCTGCTCCTGCCCGGGGTGCCGTTCGCCGCGGTGATCGCGCTGGTGGTCGCCGTGGTCGACCTGATTCCACTGGTCGGCGCGACCCTGGGGGCGATCGTCGCGGCGGGCGCGGGGTTCGCCCGCTCGCCCACCGCCGGCATCGTCGTGCTCGTCTTCTTCGTCGTCTACCAGCAGGTGGAGAATCATCTGCTCCAGCCGGTCATCATGGCTCGCGCGGTGCGGCTGAACCCGCTGACGGTGCTGTTCAGCGTGCTGCTGGCGGCCGAGCTGGCGGGCCTGGTGGGTGCCTTGCTGGCGATTCCGGCGGCCGGCATCGTGCAGGTGCTGCTACGCGAGTTCGTTCCCGCCGGCCGGTCGGCGCTGGCCGCACCGGCCGACGGGGAACGAGACGATGGTTCCGTGGACCGTCCGCCGGCCGGTGGATGA
- a CDS encoding C39 family peptidase, which translates to MATTLLRKTVLTAAGIAATTGGIAGPAIAAHAAPSGKTTTVVADRKGHGERELDVRYEAQPNFYYCGPAAARNAISVLGKNIDVDAMAKEMGTTEDGTNSINDITPVLNKETGKPYHSVEIKTPKADDKQTDTLRADIVRTVDDGRAVVANIAGTTTDTDGATHSFEGGHYISVTGYRDDGHTVTIADSANPNTASYRITVDNLADWIATRGYSTS; encoded by the coding sequence ATGGCTACCACCCTGCTGCGTAAGACCGTGCTGACCGCTGCCGGCATCGCCGCCACCACCGGCGGCATCGCCGGACCCGCCATCGCCGCGCACGCCGCCCCCAGCGGCAAGACCACCACCGTGGTCGCCGACCGCAAGGGCCACGGCGAACGGGAACTCGACGTCCGCTACGAAGCCCAGCCCAACTTCTACTACTGCGGCCCCGCCGCCGCCCGCAACGCCATCAGCGTCCTCGGCAAGAACATCGACGTCGACGCCATGGCCAAGGAGATGGGCACCACCGAGGACGGCACCAACAGCATCAACGACATCACCCCCGTACTGAACAAGGAAACCGGCAAGCCCTACCACTCCGTCGAGATCAAGACCCCCAAGGCCGACGACAAGCAGACCGACACCCTGCGCGCCGACATCGTCCGCACCGTCGACGACGGCCGCGCCGTGGTCGCCAACATCGCCGGCACCACCACCGACACGGACGGCGCCACCCACTCCTTCGAAGGCGGCCACTACATCAGCGTCACCGGCTACCGCGACGACGGCCACACCGTCACCATCGCCGACAGCGCCAACCCGAACACCGCCTCCTACCGCATCACCGTCGACAACCTCGCCGACTGGATCGCCACCCGCGGTTACAGCACCAGCTGA
- a CDS encoding DUF6510 family protein: protein MTDMTYLDGNMLDGPLRELLAVDLSATTGRCDNCGMVGPMAGLHVYSHAPGLVGRCPACTGVMVRLVRAPERAWLDLRGTTYLQVPMTMEQGVRAPR from the coding sequence ATGACCGACATGACCTACCTGGACGGCAACATGCTCGACGGGCCGCTGCGGGAACTTCTTGCGGTCGACCTCAGCGCCACCACCGGACGCTGCGACAACTGCGGCATGGTCGGCCCGATGGCCGGCCTGCACGTCTACTCGCACGCACCGGGCCTGGTCGGGCGGTGCCCGGCCTGCACCGGGGTGATGGTGCGCCTGGTCCGCGCCCCCGAACGGGCCTGGCTGGACCTGCGCGGCACCACCTACCTCCAGGTCCCCATGACGATGGAGCAGGGCGTCCGCGCGCCGCGCTGA
- a CDS encoding STAS domain-containing protein, which yields MDRSDPAAPVVSVGGDLAYATSTPLRAEVDRLLAERPAALVLDFDGLNFLDSTGLSVIVHAWREGQQVGTAIELRSVPRFLETILDMTGVTGLLDRPPVDGRPASGSAASA from the coding sequence GTGGACCGTTCCGACCCGGCCGCCCCCGTGGTCAGCGTCGGCGGCGACCTGGCCTACGCCACCTCGACGCCGCTACGCGCGGAGGTCGACCGCCTGCTCGCCGAGCGGCCCGCGGCACTGGTGCTCGACTTCGACGGCCTGAACTTCCTCGACAGCACCGGCCTGTCCGTGATCGTGCACGCCTGGCGCGAGGGGCAGCAGGTCGGCACCGCGATCGAGTTGCGGTCGGTCCCGCGCTTCCTGGAGACCATCCTCGACATGACCGGGGTCACCGGCCTGCTCGACCGTCCACCCGTCGACGGGCGGCCCGCGTCCGGGTCGGCCGCGTCCGCGTGA
- a CDS encoding DUF2267 domain-containing protein: MRKQMEGDNQRRRALARQAREQGRRPSQIGASLSASKQVTSLDQHDRSGPPPAGRHKPDSTRGGPAPPAVEVAERPRPLPDPPPDVAVGVGYRELVDAVSRRAGVDFAEAKVAAEATVLALAWALDETERERLLDAVPVKLHDVVPVDGIERRQDLPGFLAEVGRRSRLTPEQARCQAEATLAALADADAELVGSLRVPDGLRDLLAPAHYGGGLVGASSATAPLTEPELRDALAALPYWSSDRRSLVRTIELPGGNLDRVLDRLDRLKDAGGRGPQIGRPDPDNAVLTVRTQQVDGVTGPDVDLAHRVDAAIDEAGAGMAAG; encoded by the coding sequence ATGCGCAAGCAGATGGAGGGCGACAACCAGCGGCGCCGGGCCCTCGCCCGACAGGCCCGGGAGCAGGGGCGGCGACCCAGCCAGATCGGCGCCAGCCTGAGCGCGTCCAAGCAGGTCACCTCGCTGGACCAGCACGACCGGTCCGGCCCGCCGCCGGCCGGCCGGCACAAGCCGGACAGCACGCGCGGCGGCCCCGCGCCGCCCGCGGTGGAGGTGGCGGAACGACCGCGTCCGCTTCCGGATCCGCCGCCGGACGTGGCGGTCGGGGTGGGATACCGGGAGCTGGTGGACGCGGTGAGTCGACGGGCCGGAGTCGACTTCGCCGAGGCGAAGGTCGCGGCGGAGGCCACCGTACTCGCCCTGGCCTGGGCGCTGGACGAGACCGAGCGGGAACGGTTGCTCGACGCGGTGCCGGTGAAGCTGCACGACGTGGTGCCGGTGGACGGCATCGAGCGGCGGCAGGACCTGCCGGGCTTCCTGGCCGAGGTCGGCCGACGCAGCCGGCTCACCCCGGAACAGGCGCGCTGCCAGGCCGAGGCGACCCTGGCCGCGCTGGCCGACGCGGACGCCGAACTGGTCGGTTCGCTGCGCGTACCCGACGGGTTGCGGGACCTGCTGGCGCCGGCCCACTACGGCGGTGGTCTGGTGGGCGCGTCCTCGGCCACCGCGCCGCTGACCGAGCCGGAGCTGCGGGACGCGTTGGCCGCGCTCCCCTACTGGTCCAGCGACCGCCGGTCGCTGGTGCGCACGATCGAGTTGCCCGGCGGCAACCTGGACCGGGTGCTCGACCGGCTGGACCGGCTCAAGGACGCCGGTGGACGCGGCCCGCAGATCGGCCGGCCGGATCCGGACAACGCCGTGCTCACGGTCCGGACCCAGCAGGTCGACGGCGTGACGGGGCCGGACGTGGACCTGGCGCACCGGGTCGACGCCGCGATCGACGAAGCCGGCGCCGGCATGGCCGCCGGCTGA
- a CDS encoding GNAT family protein, giving the protein MRYLRSDGRVAIRRPRAADEAELVAAARRSRDLHHPWLAAPDDAERYAAYLRRVRRRDCEGFLLCDRASGEIAGYANIGGIVLGALRGGYLGYAAFRPYAGTGHASAGVRLVVGYAFDALGLHRLEANIQPGNEPSRTLARRLGFRLEGFSPDYLFVDGAWRDHERWAITAPPTP; this is encoded by the coding sequence GTGAGATACCTGCGCAGCGACGGAAGAGTCGCGATCCGCCGTCCCCGCGCGGCCGACGAGGCGGAGTTGGTGGCCGCCGCCCGGCGCAGCCGGGACCTGCACCACCCGTGGCTGGCCGCGCCGGACGACGCCGAGCGGTACGCGGCGTACCTGCGGAGGGTGCGGCGGCGCGACTGCGAGGGGTTCCTGCTCTGCGACCGGGCCAGCGGGGAGATCGCCGGGTACGCGAACATCGGCGGCATCGTGCTCGGCGCGCTGCGCGGCGGTTACCTCGGCTACGCCGCGTTCCGCCCGTACGCGGGGACCGGTCACGCCTCGGCCGGCGTGCGACTGGTGGTCGGGTACGCGTTCGACGCGCTCGGACTGCACCGGCTGGAGGCGAACATCCAGCCGGGCAACGAGCCGTCGAGAACGCTGGCCCGTCGTCTCGGGTTCCGGCTGGAGGGCTTCTCCCCGGACTACCTGTTCGTCGACGGCGCGTGGCGGGACCACGAGCGCTGGGCGATCACGGCCCCGCCGACACCCTGA
- a CDS encoding glycosyltransferase family 2 protein, protein MTAEEATDRPPATRPDVSVIVPVYNTLRYLRPCLDSLLRQTIGADRMEIVAVDDGSTDGSGRLLDRLAARHPGTLRVVHQPNSGGPAAPCNRGLELATGRYVFFLGSDDRLGPEALERLVAAADRYRSDVVLGKVVGVNGRHVFSDVFAAGNAVDVSLFDSALPWSLANTKLFRRDLVDRLGLRFPEDMPVLSDQPFTLAACYHARRITALADYDYYHAVRRLDARNITYHSRVEQRLVSVERLFAFVDELIPAGARRDAVLCRHVGLELANLVGDDFRRLDRPTQERVHATVRRLVERYVTDGLRDRLDIEARLRLGAVTGGVDELLAVIDQDTRTGVPATVVEAGRWHAGYPSAPAAWTDVTDVRADWLARLDAVEVSWVDGQTVTVTARSPYPRFAAEAGPVRLVAGPVVGATRLDATDPTGRTVRTDFPVDRLLAASAASGQRHPVRAEVDGDQGRGGAPVRAPRLAAGRPRLLRHGARLYGVAATVDPRNGQLVLSVVPVTVAQLVGRLRRRFSGASRPAVAGVPSRLGPAPAASAPERAGQHAEPGPAQLGHLTATS, encoded by the coding sequence GTGACAGCCGAGGAGGCGACGGACCGCCCACCGGCGACCCGCCCCGACGTGAGCGTGATCGTGCCGGTCTACAACACGCTGCGATACCTGCGGCCCTGCCTCGACTCCCTGCTGCGGCAGACCATCGGCGCAGACCGGATGGAGATCGTGGCGGTGGACGACGGGTCCACCGACGGCAGCGGACGGCTGCTGGACCGCCTCGCCGCCCGGCACCCCGGCACCCTGCGGGTGGTCCACCAGCCCAACTCCGGCGGCCCCGCCGCCCCCTGCAACCGTGGGCTGGAACTGGCGACGGGCCGGTACGTCTTCTTCCTCGGCTCCGACGACCGGCTCGGCCCCGAGGCGTTGGAACGGCTGGTGGCCGCCGCCGACCGGTACCGCTCGGACGTGGTGCTCGGCAAGGTCGTCGGCGTCAACGGCCGGCACGTCTTCTCCGACGTGTTCGCCGCCGGCAACGCGGTCGACGTGAGCCTGTTCGACTCGGCGCTGCCGTGGTCGCTGGCGAACACCAAGCTGTTCCGCCGGGACCTCGTCGACCGGCTCGGGTTGCGGTTCCCGGAGGACATGCCGGTGCTCAGCGACCAGCCGTTCACGCTTGCCGCCTGCTACCACGCCCGTCGGATCACGGCGCTCGCCGACTACGACTACTACCATGCGGTGCGCCGGCTGGACGCCCGCAACATCACCTACCACAGCCGCGTCGAGCAGCGCCTGGTCAGCGTGGAACGACTGTTCGCGTTCGTCGACGAGTTGATCCCGGCCGGCGCGCGGCGCGACGCGGTGCTGTGCCGCCACGTCGGGCTGGAGCTGGCCAACCTGGTCGGCGACGACTTCCGCCGGCTGGACCGGCCCACCCAGGAACGGGTGCACGCGACCGTCCGACGCCTGGTCGAGCGATACGTCACCGACGGCCTGCGGGACCGCCTCGACATCGAGGCCCGGCTGCGGCTGGGCGCGGTGACCGGCGGCGTCGACGAGTTGCTGGCCGTCATCGACCAGGACACCCGGACCGGTGTACCGGCCACCGTGGTCGAGGCGGGCCGCTGGCACGCCGGCTACCCGAGCGCCCCGGCGGCCTGGACCGACGTCACCGACGTACGCGCCGACTGGTTGGCGCGGCTGGACGCCGTCGAGGTGAGCTGGGTCGACGGGCAGACCGTCACGGTGACCGCGCGTAGCCCGTACCCCCGGTTCGCCGCGGAGGCCGGGCCGGTGCGGCTGGTGGCCGGCCCGGTCGTCGGCGCCACCCGGCTCGACGCCACCGACCCGACCGGACGGACCGTGCGCACCGACTTCCCGGTCGACCGGCTCCTCGCCGCCAGCGCGGCCAGCGGTCAACGCCACCCGGTTCGCGCCGAGGTGGACGGCGACCAGGGTCGGGGCGGCGCGCCGGTACGCGCGCCCCGACTCGCCGCCGGCCGGCCCCGACTGCTGCGGCACGGCGCCCGGCTGTACGGGGTGGCCGCGACCGTCGACCCGCGCAACGGCCAGCTCGTGCTGTCGGTAGTGCCGGTGACCGTGGCCCAGCTCGTCGGCCGGCTGCGCCGCCGGTTCTCCGGCGCGTCCCGTCCGGCTGTGGCGGGCGTGCCGTCGCGCCTGGGCCCGGCTCCGGCGGCGAGCGCCCCGGAGCGCGCGGGCCAGCACGCCGAGCCGGGTCCGGCGCAGCTCGGCCACCTGACCGCGACGTCCTGA
- a CDS encoding sulfite oxidase-like oxidoreductase: MGIVSPGFQGRPRSSAPDLPPGQYLTEDFPVLSAGPTPRVPTDTWEFVLTSETGVEHRWSWAELTNLPQDTPTVDLHCVTRWSKLGTTWQGVSLDTLLDGVDTDARYALAHSYGGYTTNLPLDDLRGGRAWVVHTYDGSPLPAEHGGPARLLVPHLYLWKSAKWVRGIRLLVDDRPGFWETAGYHDYGDPWREQRYQGD; the protein is encoded by the coding sequence GTGGGAATCGTCTCGCCGGGCTTCCAGGGCCGGCCCCGTTCGTCCGCACCGGACCTGCCGCCCGGGCAGTACCTCACCGAGGACTTCCCGGTGCTCTCCGCCGGCCCGACGCCACGCGTGCCGACGGACACCTGGGAGTTCGTGCTGACCAGCGAGACCGGCGTGGAACACCGCTGGTCCTGGGCCGAGCTGACGAACCTGCCGCAGGACACGCCCACGGTCGACCTGCACTGCGTCACCCGCTGGTCCAAACTCGGCACCACCTGGCAGGGCGTCTCGCTGGACACTCTGCTCGACGGCGTGGACACCGACGCCCGCTACGCGCTGGCGCACTCCTACGGCGGCTACACCACCAACCTGCCCCTGGACGACCTGCGCGGCGGACGGGCCTGGGTGGTGCACACGTACGACGGGAGCCCGCTGCCGGCCGAGCACGGCGGCCCGGCCCGGCTGCTCGTGCCGCACCTCTACCTGTGGAAGTCCGCCAAGTGGGTGCGTGGCATCCGGCTGCTCGTCGACGACCGGCCGGGTTTCTGGGAGACGGCCGGTTACCACGACTACGGCGACCCGTGGCGCGAGCAGCGCTACCAGGGCGACTGA
- a CDS encoding ferredoxin reductase, which translates to MAAPTAARVAPLTWRVARLVERRIETPTAQTLLLDVPGWPGHLPGQHVDVRLTAPDGYQAARSYSLAGPADGERIEVTVQRVPDGEVSPYLVDTWTEGDPVEVRGPVGGWFVWRTDETAPVLLVAGGSGVVPLMAMARARRAAGSRTPFRLIYSVRTPDDVIYADELRRRARDDQGLDVAYVYTRQAPDGWRGEPHRIGLADVNSHGWPPDLEPLCYVCGPTGFVETVADLLVGLGHPTRRVRTERFGPTG; encoded by the coding sequence GTGGCGGCCCCGACCGCCGCCCGGGTGGCGCCGCTGACCTGGCGGGTGGCCCGGCTGGTCGAGCGACGGATCGAGACGCCGACCGCGCAGACGCTGCTGCTGGACGTGCCCGGCTGGCCCGGCCACCTGCCCGGGCAGCACGTCGACGTGCGCCTGACCGCCCCGGACGGCTACCAGGCCGCCCGGTCGTACTCGCTGGCCGGCCCCGCCGACGGCGAGCGCATCGAGGTGACCGTGCAGCGGGTGCCCGACGGCGAGGTGTCGCCGTACCTCGTCGACACCTGGACCGAGGGCGACCCGGTGGAGGTCCGCGGACCGGTCGGCGGCTGGTTCGTCTGGCGGACCGACGAGACCGCGCCGGTGCTGCTGGTGGCCGGCGGCTCCGGGGTTGTGCCGCTGATGGCCATGGCCCGGGCCCGCCGGGCCGCGGGCAGTCGGACCCCGTTCCGGCTGATCTACTCGGTGCGCACCCCCGACGACGTGATCTACGCCGACGAGCTGCGCCGCCGGGCCCGCGACGACCAGGGCCTCGACGTCGCCTACGTCTACACCCGGCAGGCGCCCGACGGCTGGCGGGGCGAGCCGCACCGGATCGGCCTGGCGGACGTGAACAGCCACGGCTGGCCGCCGGACCTGGAACCGCTCTGCTACGTCTGCGGCCCCACCGGGTTCGTGGAGACCGTGGCCGACCTGCTCGTGGGGTTGGGCCACCCGACCCGGCGGGTGCGGACCGAACGGTTCGGGCCGACCGGCTGA
- a CDS encoding TerC/Alx family metal homeostasis membrane protein: MTEVSYLSAGELASIGTPTLWAVTIAGVLALLVLDFLVTRKPHEVSIREALAWSAFYIALPLAFGAWIWSRWGGQQGIEYLTGYLVEKSLSVDNLFVFMLLLAAFAVPAAFAQRVLLYGIAGALVLRAIFIALGAAALQTLDFAFLLFAIILIATAVKLLRDALSGHQQEVDINKMRSVKLLRRVMPVVEEYHGTRMTTRQHGRRALTPFALVVVAVLATDIVFAVDSVPAVYGITEDPYLVFATNAFALLGLRALYFVLHAALSRLVHLSYGLAVILAFIGLKLGLHWAHGIWTGVPEIPTLASLGVIVGVLVIVTLTSLRATRDSGDGDRTVVHETQGGGPA; encoded by the coding sequence ATGACCGAAGTGTCCTACCTGTCCGCGGGTGAGCTGGCGTCGATCGGCACACCCACGCTCTGGGCGGTGACGATCGCCGGCGTACTCGCCCTGCTGGTGTTGGACTTCCTGGTCACCCGCAAGCCGCACGAGGTCTCCATCCGCGAGGCACTCGCCTGGTCGGCCTTCTACATCGCCCTGCCGCTGGCCTTCGGCGCCTGGATCTGGTCCCGCTGGGGCGGGCAGCAGGGCATCGAGTACCTCACCGGCTACCTGGTCGAGAAGTCGCTCTCGGTCGACAACCTCTTCGTCTTCATGCTGCTGCTGGCCGCGTTCGCGGTGCCCGCCGCGTTCGCCCAGCGGGTGCTGCTCTACGGCATCGCCGGTGCGCTGGTGCTGCGGGCGATCTTCATCGCGCTGGGCGCTGCCGCCCTGCAGACGCTCGACTTCGCCTTCCTGCTCTTCGCGATCATCCTCATCGCCACTGCGGTGAAGCTGCTGCGCGACGCCCTCTCCGGGCACCAGCAGGAGGTCGACATCAACAAGATGCGGTCGGTGAAGCTGCTGCGCAGGGTCATGCCGGTGGTCGAGGAATACCACGGCACCCGGATGACCACCCGCCAGCACGGCCGCCGGGCGCTGACCCCGTTCGCGCTGGTCGTGGTCGCGGTGCTGGCCACCGACATCGTCTTCGCGGTCGACTCGGTGCCCGCCGTCTACGGCATCACCGAGGACCCGTACCTGGTCTTCGCGACCAACGCGTTCGCGCTGCTCGGTCTGCGGGCGCTCTACTTCGTGCTGCACGCGGCGCTGAGCCGGCTGGTGCACCTCAGCTACGGCCTGGCCGTCATCCTGGCGTTCATCGGGCTCAAGCTCGGCCTGCACTGGGCGCACGGCATCTGGACGGGCGTGCCGGAGATCCCGACGCTCGCCTCGCTCGGCGTGATCGTCGGCGTCCTGGTGATCGTCACCCTCACCAGCCTGCGCGCGACCCGCGACAGCGGCGACGGCGACCGCACCGTCGTGCACGAGACGCAAGGCGGGGGCCCCGCCTAA
- a CDS encoding STAS domain-containing protein: MLSPLLTIEVDRLDAGSARLRLAGELDFDTAPELVEAAAELRRDGHQELWLDFTGVTLCDSSGLSALVVIHRSGTGAVHVTDLNPQVRQLLDRTGLAELLPAPPRVAPGDAREVG, from the coding sequence ATGCTCTCCCCGCTGTTGACCATCGAGGTGGATCGGCTCGACGCCGGGTCCGCCCGGCTCCGGCTGGCCGGTGAGCTCGACTTCGACACCGCCCCGGAGCTCGTCGAGGCCGCCGCCGAGCTGCGCCGCGACGGTCACCAGGAGCTGTGGCTCGACTTCACCGGGGTGACGCTGTGCGACTCCTCCGGCCTGAGCGCGCTGGTGGTGATCCACCGGTCCGGCACCGGCGCGGTCCACGTGACCGACTTGAACCCGCAGGTCCGGCAACTGCTGGACCGCACCGGCCTGGCCGAACTGCTGCCCGCCCCGCCCCGGGTGGCACCCGGCGACGCCCGCGAGGTGGGCTGA
- a CDS encoding NAD(P)/FAD-dependent oxidoreductase yields MTKPRVVIVGAGFAGYHAAKTLRRLARDRAEIVLLNTTDYFLYLPLLPEVAAGVVEPTRISVPLAGTLDGVRVVVGEADRVDLQNRWVGYRSAEGDHGQLAYDRLILSVGSVNKLLPIPGVTEYAHGFRGLPEALYLHDHVVRQVELAELTDDPAEQRARTTFVVVGAGYTGTEVAAHGQLFTDRLVAQRPHLRVRPRWMLLDVAPRVLPELDRRMSVTADRVLRRRGVDVRMGTSVGEATPDGVMLTDGEYVPTCSLIWCVGVRPDPFVAELGLRTEKGRLVVDEYLNVPGYPEVFACGDAAAVPDPTRPGQVCAMTAQHAQRQGKLAAHNIAASYGQGARKSYKHHDLGWVVDLGGKDAAANPLHVPLSGLPAKAVTRGYHLLAMPGNRPRVAADWALDAALPRPAVQLGLVPANAVPLESESPELVRRGT; encoded by the coding sequence ATGACGAAACCACGTGTGGTGATCGTGGGGGCCGGGTTCGCCGGGTACCACGCGGCCAAGACGTTGCGCCGACTGGCCCGCGACCGGGCCGAGATCGTCCTGCTGAACACGACGGACTACTTCCTCTATCTGCCGCTGCTGCCCGAGGTGGCGGCCGGCGTGGTCGAGCCGACCCGGATCTCGGTGCCGCTCGCCGGCACCCTCGACGGCGTCCGCGTCGTCGTCGGTGAGGCGGACCGGGTGGACCTGCAGAACCGCTGGGTCGGTTACCGCTCCGCCGAGGGTGACCACGGCCAGCTCGCTTACGACCGGTTGATCCTCTCCGTCGGCAGCGTCAACAAGCTGCTGCCCATCCCCGGCGTGACCGAGTACGCACACGGCTTCCGCGGCCTGCCCGAGGCGCTCTACCTGCACGACCACGTGGTCCGCCAGGTGGAGCTGGCCGAGCTGACCGACGACCCGGCCGAGCAGCGGGCCCGCACCACGTTCGTGGTGGTCGGCGCCGGCTACACCGGCACCGAGGTCGCGGCGCACGGGCAGCTCTTCACCGACCGGCTGGTGGCCCAGCGTCCGCACCTGAGGGTCCGGCCCCGCTGGATGCTGCTGGACGTCGCGCCCCGGGTGCTGCCCGAGCTGGACCGGCGGATGTCCGTCACCGCCGACCGGGTGCTGCGCCGCCGCGGCGTCGACGTGCGGATGGGCACCTCGGTCGGCGAGGCCACCCCGGACGGGGTGATGCTCACCGACGGCGAGTACGTCCCCACGTGCAGCCTGATCTGGTGCGTCGGGGTGCGCCCCGACCCGTTCGTGGCCGAGCTGGGGCTGCGCACCGAGAAGGGCCGGCTGGTGGTCGACGAGTACCTCAACGTCCCCGGCTACCCCGAGGTGTTCGCGTGCGGCGACGCCGCCGCGGTCCCGGACCCGACCCGGCCCGGGCAGGTGTGCGCGATGACCGCGCAGCACGCCCAGCGACAGGGCAAGCTGGCCGCGCACAACATCGCCGCCTCGTACGGGCAGGGCGCCCGCAAGTCCTACAAGCACCACGACCTGGGCTGGGTGGTGGACCTCGGCGGCAAGGACGCGGCGGCCAACCCGCTGCACGTGCCGCTGTCCGGCCTGCCGGCCAAGGCGGTCACCCGGGGCTACCACCTGCTGGCCATGCCCGGCAACCGGCCGCGCGTCGCCGCCGACTGGGCGCTCGACGCGGCCCTGCCCCGCCCGGCGGTGCAGCTCGGCCTCGTCCCGGCCAACGCGGTGCCGCTGGAGAGCGAGTCGCCCGAGCTGGTCCGCCGCGGCACCTGA